A single genomic interval of Shewanella psychropiezotolerans harbors:
- the infA gene encoding translation initiation factor IF-1, giving the protein MAKEDNIEMQGTILETLPNTMFRVELENGHVVTAHISGKMRKNYIRILTGDKVTVQLTPYDLSKGRIVFRSR; this is encoded by the coding sequence ATGGCGAAAGAAGACAACATTGAGATGCAAGGCACGATCCTTGAAACCTTGCCGAACACAATGTTTCGTGTAGAGCTAGAGAACGGTCACGTTGTGACTGCACACATCTCAGGCAAAATGCGTAAAAACTACATCCGTATCTTAACGGGTGATAAAGTGACAGTTCAGCTGACCCCTTACGATTTGAGCAAAGGTCGCATCGTCTTCCGTTCACGCTAA
- a CDS encoding cystathionine beta-lyase, giving the protein MKKETKIISVGRDKKWTKGVINPPVFRASTMIFDTMEEMRFATKNRANGEMFYGRRGGPTHFAFQAAIAELEGGSGTALYPSGSAAISGALLSFLKAGDHLLMVDSAYEPTRDLCNKLLAGFGIETTYYDPMIGEGIAELIRPNTKVLFLESPGSVTMEIQDVPTLSAIAHQHGLIVMLDNTWASPINSRPFEMGVDISIQAATKYIVGHSDVMLGTATSNDTHWEQLRENSYLMGQCTSPDDVYLASRGLRTLGVRMQQHEQNALKVANWLATRPEVDHLRHPAFETCPGHEFFKRDFSGSNGLFSFVLKQGDLKSVTALVENMDHFKMGFSWGGFESLILGVFGIDKIRTATSWDSSKPLIRLHIGLENADDLIADLEAGFVRFNAVLNR; this is encoded by the coding sequence ATGAAAAAAGAAACCAAGATCATCAGCGTTGGACGTGACAAGAAATGGACTAAGGGTGTGATCAATCCCCCTGTATTTAGAGCATCGACCATGATCTTTGACACTATGGAAGAGATGCGTTTTGCCACCAAGAACCGCGCTAACGGCGAAATGTTTTATGGCAGACGTGGTGGCCCCACTCACTTTGCTTTTCAGGCGGCTATCGCCGAACTGGAGGGTGGCAGCGGCACTGCACTCTACCCATCTGGATCTGCGGCCATCAGCGGTGCACTATTATCATTTTTAAAAGCAGGCGATCACCTGTTGATGGTCGACAGTGCCTATGAGCCAACCCGAGATCTGTGCAACAAGCTGCTCGCAGGTTTTGGCATAGAAACCACGTATTATGATCCCATGATAGGTGAAGGCATCGCAGAACTTATCAGACCGAACACCAAAGTCTTGTTCTTAGAGTCACCTGGCTCAGTCACCATGGAGATTCAGGATGTCCCGACCCTGAGCGCAATAGCACATCAGCATGGCCTCATTGTCATGCTGGATAACACCTGGGCCTCACCGATAAATTCGCGTCCTTTCGAGATGGGCGTGGATATATCCATTCAAGCGGCCACTAAATATATTGTTGGTCACTCAGATGTGATGTTAGGCACAGCGACGTCAAACGACACGCACTGGGAGCAACTGAGAGAGAATAGCTATCTCATGGGACAGTGCACCTCCCCCGATGACGTCTATCTCGCCAGTAGGGGGCTGAGAACCCTAGGCGTGCGAATGCAACAGCATGAACAGAACGCGTTAAAAGTGGCAAACTGGTTAGCGACTCGCCCGGAAGTGGATCACTTAAGGCACCCAGCATTTGAGACTTGTCCGGGTCATGAGTTTTTCAAACGAGATTTCAGTGGCTCCAACGGCCTATTCTCTTTCGTATTAAAACAGGGCGACCTTAAGTCTGTTACCGCCTTGGTGGAAAACATGGATCACTTCAAGATGGGTTTCTCATGGGGTGGGTTCGAGAGTCTGATCTTAGGCGTCTTCGGTATCGACAAGATCAGAACGGCCACAAGCTGGGATAGCAGTAAACCTCTTATTCGACTGCACATAGGTCTGGAAAATGCGGATGATTTGATCGCCGATCTAGAAGCGGGATTCGTTCGGTTTAACGCAGTGCTAAACCGCTAA
- a CDS encoding arginyltransferase, which produces MSSKSQQVSVGITKTFPCSYLDTQMEQLLMLQEESIDINLFEQLLSLGFRRSGGTIYKPQCPHCNACLPIRIPSASFTPSRRQKRTLKNNRDLVWKIIGKQADYHYTLYETYINQRHSDGPMYPASKEQYQHFIGSGWLDPVFIELWNADKLVGVAVTDILPNSLSAIYSFFAPEEHKRSLGSLLILLQCRLAKLMKKDFVYLGYQIDESRKMNYKRDYTPYQILTSSGWLQTPDEK; this is translated from the coding sequence TTGAGCTCTAAATCACAACAAGTTTCAGTAGGGATAACTAAAACCTTTCCCTGTAGTTACCTAGACACTCAAATGGAGCAACTCCTGATGCTTCAGGAAGAGAGTATCGACATAAACTTGTTCGAGCAGTTATTGTCACTGGGCTTTAGACGCAGTGGCGGCACCATTTACAAACCCCAATGCCCCCATTGCAACGCTTGCCTGCCCATTCGTATACCCAGCGCGAGTTTCACACCTTCGAGGCGACAAAAAAGAACCCTGAAAAACAACAGAGATCTGGTGTGGAAAATAATCGGCAAACAAGCCGACTATCACTATACTTTGTACGAAACTTATATCAATCAAAGGCACAGTGATGGGCCCATGTACCCGGCTTCCAAAGAGCAATATCAACATTTCATTGGCTCTGGTTGGCTAGACCCGGTATTTATTGAACTATGGAATGCAGACAAACTGGTAGGGGTGGCTGTCACCGACATTCTGCCTAACAGTTTATCGGCAATCTATAGCTTTTTTGCTCCCGAGGAACACAAGCGCTCTTTAGGATCTTTGCTCATTCTGCTCCAATGTCGTCTGGCTAAATTGATGAAAAAAGATTTTGTTTATCTAGGCTATCAAATTGATGAATCGAGAAAGATGAACTATAAAAGAGACTATACCCCCTATCAAATATTAACCAGCTCGGGCTGGCTGCAAACACCTGATGAGAAATAA
- the clpA gene encoding ATP-dependent Clp protease ATP-binding subunit ClpA, whose translation MLNKDLEVTLNLAFQQARDARHEYMTVEHLLLALIDNPAAQEALVACGSNLDKLREEVSSFIQQTTPIIADPEDDRETQPTLGFQRVLQRAVFHVQSSGRNEVTGANVLVAIFSEQESQAVYLLRNAEVTRLDVVNFISHGVSKNEGDSAANQERIEDHSESEEEKSKLSQFADNLNERVEQGHIDPLIGRSEEIERAIQILCRRRKNNPLLVGEAGVGKTAIAEGLAYRIVKNEVPEVMSGVTVYSLDLGALLAGTKYRGDFEKRFKSLLKELESDEKAILFIDEIHTIIGAGAASGGVMDASNLLKPLLSSGRLRCMGSTTFQEYQSIFEKDRALARRFQKIDVNEPSVAETTKILRGLKSKYEEHHGVRYTMAALSVAAKLSDKHINDRHLPDKAIDVIDEAGARMAMQPASKRKKTIGQGEIESIIAKIARIPEKSVSATDKDMLKNLDRNLKMVVFGQDNAIESLSAAIRLSRSGLSGEETPVGSFLFAGPTGVGKTEVTSQLAKCLGLNLVRFDMSEYMESHTVSRLIGAPPGYVGYDQGGLLTDAVIKNPHCVVLLDEIEKAHPDVYNLLLQVMDHGTLTDNNGRKADFRHVTLVMTTNAGVQETVRNSIGFKQQDHSLDALSEINKIFSPEFRNRLDEIIWFNHLDMTVIAKVVDKFLVELQAQLDDKAVTLHVSDEARTLLAEKGYDKSMGARPMARVVTELIKRPLADQILFGDLEKGGEAHVDVVKKEIVITTDRVEKVLN comes from the coding sequence ATGCTAAACAAAGATCTCGAAGTCACCTTAAACCTGGCGTTCCAGCAAGCCAGAGATGCGCGTCATGAGTACATGACGGTAGAACATTTATTGCTGGCCTTGATTGACAATCCGGCTGCTCAAGAGGCATTAGTCGCTTGTGGTTCGAATTTGGACAAGTTGAGGGAGGAGGTATCCAGCTTCATTCAACAAACCACGCCCATCATTGCTGATCCTGAGGATGATAGAGAGACTCAGCCTACACTAGGCTTCCAGAGAGTGCTTCAGCGGGCGGTGTTTCATGTACAGTCTTCGGGCCGCAATGAAGTCACGGGTGCCAATGTGCTGGTTGCTATTTTTAGTGAGCAGGAATCACAAGCGGTTTACTTATTACGAAATGCCGAAGTCACTCGACTCGATGTAGTCAATTTCATCTCTCATGGAGTGTCTAAGAACGAAGGCGACTCGGCAGCGAATCAAGAGCGAATTGAAGATCATAGCGAGTCAGAAGAGGAAAAGAGCAAGCTTTCTCAGTTTGCCGACAATCTCAATGAGCGCGTAGAACAAGGGCATATCGATCCCCTTATCGGACGCAGTGAAGAGATTGAACGTGCGATTCAGATCCTTTGTCGCCGCAGAAAAAACAATCCGCTGCTGGTGGGGGAAGCGGGGGTGGGTAAGACGGCAATTGCCGAGGGACTTGCCTATCGTATCGTTAAGAATGAAGTGCCGGAAGTGATGAGTGGTGTCACAGTCTATTCCTTGGATCTCGGGGCTCTGTTAGCCGGAACTAAGTACCGCGGTGACTTTGAGAAGCGCTTCAAGAGTCTGCTTAAAGAGCTTGAGAGCGATGAGAAGGCGATCCTGTTTATCGATGAAATCCATACCATCATAGGTGCCGGCGCTGCGTCGGGTGGGGTGATGGATGCGTCTAACTTGCTAAAGCCTTTGCTGTCTAGCGGTCGGTTAAGATGTATGGGCTCGACCACGTTCCAGGAATATCAGAGTATTTTCGAGAAAGATCGTGCCTTGGCCCGACGTTTCCAAAAAATTGATGTTAATGAACCTTCCGTGGCTGAGACGACCAAAATATTGCGTGGACTAAAGTCTAAATATGAAGAGCATCATGGGGTGAGGTACACCATGGCGGCTTTGAGTGTTGCGGCTAAATTGTCTGATAAACACATTAACGATCGTCATCTGCCCGATAAAGCCATCGATGTTATCGATGAAGCTGGTGCCCGAATGGCGATGCAACCCGCGAGCAAGAGAAAGAAGACTATCGGTCAGGGTGAGATTGAATCAATTATTGCTAAGATTGCCAGAATACCTGAGAAGTCCGTATCAGCCACTGACAAAGATATGCTGAAGAACCTAGACCGTAACCTTAAGATGGTGGTGTTTGGCCAAGATAATGCGATTGAAAGCCTTAGCGCTGCGATTAGATTGTCTCGTAGTGGGTTGAGCGGCGAAGAGACACCCGTTGGTAGTTTCTTGTTCGCAGGTCCTACCGGTGTTGGTAAGACCGAGGTGACCAGTCAATTGGCTAAATGTCTCGGGCTCAACCTGGTCAGGTTCGATATGTCCGAGTATATGGAGAGTCATACTGTGTCTCGGTTGATCGGCGCTCCTCCTGGTTATGTTGGCTATGATCAGGGAGGATTACTTACCGATGCGGTGATTAAAAATCCGCATTGTGTGGTGTTACTCGATGAGATTGAGAAGGCGCATCCGGATGTTTATAACTTGCTGTTGCAGGTGATGGACCATGGCACCCTGACGGACAACAATGGCAGGAAAGCGGATTTCAGGCATGTCACCCTAGTGATGACCACCAATGCGGGTGTGCAGGAGACTGTACGCAACTCCATTGGCTTTAAGCAGCAAGATCATAGCTTAGATGCATTGTCTGAGATCAATAAGATTTTCTCTCCGGAATTCAGAAACAGGCTAGATGAGATTATCTGGTTTAATCATTTGGATATGACTGTCATCGCTAAAGTTGTTGATAAGTTCTTAGTGGAGTTGCAAGCTCAACTCGATGATAAAGCCGTGACTCTGCATGTCAGTGACGAAGCGAGAACCTTATTGGCTGAGAAGGGCTACGATAAGTCTATGGGAGCTAGGCCTATGGCAAGGGTAGTTACTGAGCTTATTAAGCGACCGCTGGCGGATCAGATATTGTTTGGTGATCTGGAGAAAGGAGGCGAGGCACATGTCGATGTCGTCAAGAAGGAAATTGTGATCACGACCGACAGAGTGGAAAAGGTGCTGAACTAG
- a CDS encoding outer membrane lipoprotein, whose protein sequence is MLKPSFNLLLSLVVALTVTFSLNSAAAYQRDQAVPVEKVLYGDLVSVRNITEKQLIEDQNQGWKTFGGALIGGVIGHQFGGGSGQDVATVLGALIGAGVGHRYGDNSYYQELKLVELMIKQEDGQQVMIIQDLDSGMIFNAGDEVRVVYLQGSVRVDMAM, encoded by the coding sequence ATGTTGAAACCTAGTTTTAATCTATTACTCTCCTTAGTGGTGGCTTTGACGGTCACATTTTCACTGAATTCCGCGGCAGCCTATCAGAGAGATCAAGCCGTTCCCGTAGAGAAAGTCCTTTATGGTGACCTGGTATCGGTGAGAAATATCACCGAGAAACAACTCATAGAAGATCAAAATCAAGGATGGAAAACCTTCGGTGGAGCCTTGATTGGTGGCGTTATTGGTCATCAATTCGGCGGCGGTAGCGGGCAAGATGTCGCGACAGTTTTAGGCGCCTTGATAGGGGCTGGCGTGGGTCATAGATATGGCGATAACTCTTATTACCAAGAGCTGAAACTTGTTGAACTCATGATCAAGCAGGAGGATGGCCAGCAGGTGATGATTATACAAGATCTAGATTCAGGCATGATATTCAACGCTGGGGATGAAGTGAGGGTCGTGTATCTTCAAGGAAGCGTTAGGGTCGATATGGCCATGTGA
- a CDS encoding Nif3-like dinuclear metal center hexameric protein, translating into MTRNELAEYLAEFLQVGKFKDYAPNGLQVEGRAEIKKIVTGVTACQALIDKAIALDADALLVHHGFFWKGEREVITGMKQRRIKALLTHDINLFGYHLPLDAHPMLGNNAELGRKLDISDAEPVEGIAQGLIWQGRLDTPVSAGVFAKSISEILNREALHIGDPAAEIQSIAWCTGGAQDYIDDAASLGVDAFISGEVSERTFHSALELGIHYFAAGHHATERYGIQALGEHLAREFDIEHEYVDIDNPV; encoded by the coding sequence ATGACACGTAACGAGTTAGCAGAATATCTTGCAGAGTTTTTACAAGTGGGTAAGTTTAAAGATTATGCGCCTAATGGTCTGCAAGTTGAGGGACGAGCAGAGATAAAAAAAATCGTTACTGGGGTCACCGCCTGCCAGGCGTTGATCGATAAAGCCATCGCTCTCGATGCCGATGCGCTGTTAGTACACCACGGATTCTTCTGGAAAGGGGAGAGAGAGGTGATAACAGGCATGAAACAGAGACGGATAAAAGCATTATTGACCCATGATATTAATCTTTTTGGTTACCATCTTCCCTTGGATGCGCACCCCATGCTGGGCAACAATGCCGAGTTAGGTCGAAAGCTAGATATTTCGGACGCTGAGCCAGTTGAAGGAATTGCTCAAGGATTAATTTGGCAAGGACGTCTCGATACGCCTGTCTCTGCTGGGGTTTTTGCTAAATCTATCAGTGAGATACTTAATAGAGAGGCTCTGCATATTGGCGATCCAGCTGCTGAAATACAGAGTATTGCCTGGTGTACCGGCGGGGCTCAGGATTATATCGATGATGCGGCGAGCTTAGGCGTCGATGCATTTATCAGTGGTGAAGTGTCGGAGCGTACCTTTCACAGCGCTCTTGAGTTGGGGATACACTACTTTGCGGCGGGTCATCATGCGACAGAAAGGTATGGTATTCAGGCCCTTGGTGAGCACCTTGCGCGTGAGTTTGATATCGAACATGAGTATGTCGACATCGACAATCCTGTTTAG
- the clpS gene encoding ATP-dependent Clp protease adapter ClpS: MGKVGNIEHVEERVESELMPPSMYKVVLNNDDYTPMDFVIEILQLFFKKNEQEATDIMLAIHHQGKGICGVFSFGIAETKVAQVNQFARQNEHPLLCSLEKA; encoded by the coding sequence ATGGGTAAAGTAGGAAATATTGAACACGTAGAAGAGCGTGTTGAATCGGAGTTGATGCCACCTTCGATGTATAAGGTAGTGTTAAACAATGATGATTATACTCCGATGGATTTTGTGATTGAAATATTACAACTTTTCTTCAAGAAAAATGAACAGGAAGCCACAGATATCATGTTGGCTATCCATCATCAGGGCAAGGGAATTTGCGGCGTTTTTTCATTTGGAATTGCAGAAACTAAGGTTGCTCAGGTAAATCAATTTGCAAGACAAAACGAACATCCGTTACTGTGTTCTTTAGAGAAAGCCTAA
- the cspD gene encoding cold shock domain-containing protein CspD, protein MANGTVKWFNNAKGFGFICPDAGGEDVFAHYSTIEMEGYRTLKAGQPVQFEVEAGPKGMHASVISTIN, encoded by the coding sequence ATGGCAAACGGAACTGTTAAATGGTTCAACAACGCCAAAGGATTCGGGTTTATTTGCCCTGATGCTGGCGGTGAAGATGTTTTTGCACACTATTCTACCATTGAAATGGAAGGCTATCGAACTCTAAAAGCAGGCCAACCAGTTCAATTTGAAGTAGAAGCGGGTCCAAAAGGTATGCACGCGTCAGTAATATCAACAATTAATTAA
- a CDS encoding serine hydrolase domain-containing protein: MSNWSLFLLTLPLASLIFSATSFAQSDYQAIGDSFKSQFHAQLKKNKVPGGAFVIVDNNKIIKMSAYGKRQKGASLNINTDTVFRLASVSKTFAGSLASMLVHENKFEWDDPLRKYMPEFHLADPQMSQQVKLGHLIGQSTGLMPNSYDNILNANGKLEKIIPKFKKLTPMCSPGTCYSYQNIAFSFIQPVIEQQTGDSYASLVEKRIFEPLHMDTASIGMDSFMATDNRASPHIKTRSGFKKVKVKPNYYQVEPAAGVNASITDLSKWLMANLGNNPDVLSPSLLADIQTPGVRTSKELRRREWKAYLNDAHYGKGWRVYDFEGEKLIYHAGWVAGYVAEVAYSPRLKVGMAMLLNGESRVIAKLGASFWHSVIRQQAQIAMQKKTSIHTD, encoded by the coding sequence ATGTCCAACTGGTCTTTATTTTTACTTACTCTTCCCCTCGCCAGCTTAATCTTCTCTGCCACAAGTTTCGCCCAATCTGACTATCAGGCTATCGGTGACAGTTTTAAGTCGCAATTTCATGCTCAATTGAAGAAAAACAAGGTACCTGGTGGCGCCTTCGTTATTGTCGACAATAATAAAATTATAAAAATGAGCGCCTATGGCAAGCGCCAAAAAGGCGCTAGTCTCAATATCAACACAGACACTGTTTTCAGGCTCGCCTCGGTATCAAAGACCTTCGCGGGCAGCTTAGCAAGCATGCTGGTTCATGAAAATAAATTTGAATGGGATGATCCACTACGTAAGTATATGCCCGAATTTCACCTCGCCGATCCACAAATGAGTCAGCAAGTTAAACTTGGACACCTCATAGGACAAAGCACAGGCCTGATGCCAAACAGTTATGACAATATTCTCAATGCCAACGGTAAACTTGAGAAGATCATTCCTAAGTTCAAAAAATTAACCCCTATGTGTTCACCGGGTACGTGTTATAGCTACCAAAATATCGCATTTTCTTTCATCCAACCTGTGATCGAACAACAAACTGGCGACAGCTACGCTAGTTTGGTGGAGAAGCGTATCTTTGAGCCCCTACATATGGATACCGCATCAATAGGCATGGATAGCTTTATGGCAACAGATAATAGAGCCAGTCCGCATATCAAGACACGTTCGGGTTTTAAAAAGGTCAAGGTAAAACCTAACTACTATCAAGTCGAGCCTGCCGCTGGGGTTAATGCCAGTATTACCGATCTCTCTAAATGGTTAATGGCTAACCTGGGAAATAATCCAGATGTGTTATCCCCAAGTTTATTGGCGGATATTCAAACCCCGGGAGTGCGAACGAGTAAAGAGTTGCGTCGCCGGGAATGGAAAGCTTATCTGAATGATGCTCATTACGGCAAAGGATGGCGTGTGTATGATTTTGAAGGGGAAAAATTAATATATCATGCAGGTTGGGTTGCAGGTTATGTCGCCGAAGTCGCCTATTCTCCTCGGTTAAAAGTCGGCATGGCCATGTTACTCAATGGTGAATCAAGAGTGATAGCTAAATTAGGCGCAAGTTTTTGGCACAGCGTCATTCGGCAACAAGCTCAAATCGCCATGCAGAAAAAAACAAGTATTCACACCGATTAG
- a CDS encoding NADP-dependent isocitrate dehydrogenase: MTDNSSTIIYTETDEAPALATLSLLPIIKTFTQAAGINVETRDISLSGRIISLFPEKLTESQKIADALAELGELAGKPEANIIKLPNISASIPQLKACILELQQKGYDIPSYPDEPTNAAEKDVQARYDKIKGSAVNPVLREGNSDRRAPGSVKKYAQKHPHSMGAWSKDSKTHVAHMNEGDFYGSEKSVTLTEATQVSIVLKTKEGGEQVLKSALPLKAGEVIDASVMSKQALLAFFERETQDAKAQGVLLSLHLKATMMKVSDPILFGHAVKVYYKDLFAKHASLFEELGVDVNNGLGDIYAKISTLPAEKKAAIEADIAAIYQTRPELAMVDSDKGITNLHVPSDVIIDASMPAAIRTSGMMWGPDGQPQDTKAMIPDRCYAGVYQETIQFCKENGAFDPTTMGSVPNVGLMAQKAEEYGSHDKTFEISAPGSVNVIDANGNTLLSHDVEAGDIWRMCQVKDAPIQDWVKLAVKRSRLSNTPAVFWLDEKRAHDAQIIKKVNQYLGDHDTDGLDIRILSPIEATRFTLQRTKDGLNTISVTGNVLRDYLTDLFPILELGTSAKMLSIVPLMNGGGLFETGAGGSAPKHVQQVEKEGHLRWDSLGEFLALAASLEHLSQTTNNAKAQVLADTLDVAIGQFLDQNKSPSRRVGQLDNRGSHFYLAMYWAQAVVSQSQDAELKAQFAELAEALASNEDKIVDELNSAQGSPADLGGYYRLDPVKAAAEMRPSATLNALFVS, from the coding sequence ATGACCGATAACTCATCAACCATTATTTATACTGAAACAGACGAAGCCCCCGCGTTAGCGACCCTGTCTCTGTTACCTATTATTAAGACGTTTACACAAGCGGCTGGTATCAATGTTGAAACCCGTGACATCTCATTATCGGGTCGAATCATTTCACTCTTTCCTGAGAAATTGACTGAGTCGCAAAAAATTGCGGATGCACTGGCTGAGCTGGGTGAGCTTGCGGGTAAACCCGAAGCCAACATCATCAAACTTCCCAATATCAGCGCGTCAATTCCTCAACTGAAAGCCTGTATTCTTGAGCTACAACAGAAAGGTTATGATATTCCTTCATATCCCGATGAGCCGACTAATGCTGCAGAGAAAGATGTTCAAGCCCGTTACGACAAAATTAAAGGCAGCGCCGTAAACCCGGTGTTACGCGAAGGCAACTCAGATCGTCGTGCGCCAGGTTCTGTTAAAAAATATGCTCAGAAGCATCCGCACTCTATGGGAGCTTGGTCTAAAGACTCTAAGACTCACGTTGCACATATGAATGAGGGTGACTTTTACGGCAGTGAAAAATCTGTCACTCTGACTGAGGCAACTCAAGTCAGTATCGTCCTTAAAACGAAAGAGGGCGGTGAGCAGGTATTAAAATCTGCACTTCCTTTGAAAGCGGGCGAAGTGATCGATGCTTCAGTGATGAGTAAGCAGGCGTTACTCGCGTTTTTCGAGCGTGAAACTCAAGATGCTAAAGCGCAAGGCGTGCTGCTTTCTTTGCATTTGAAAGCCACCATGATGAAAGTATCGGATCCTATCCTTTTCGGTCATGCGGTTAAGGTCTACTACAAGGACTTGTTTGCTAAGCATGCAAGTCTGTTTGAAGAGCTGGGTGTCGATGTGAACAATGGTCTGGGTGATATCTACGCTAAGATAAGCACATTACCAGCTGAGAAAAAAGCCGCGATAGAAGCCGACATCGCGGCTATCTATCAGACGCGCCCTGAACTGGCTATGGTCGATTCAGATAAGGGCATTACTAACTTGCACGTGCCTAGTGATGTGATCATAGATGCGTCTATGCCTGCCGCCATTCGCACCTCAGGTATGATGTGGGGACCGGATGGTCAGCCTCAAGACACTAAGGCCATGATCCCGGATCGTTGTTATGCCGGTGTATATCAGGAAACTATCCAATTCTGTAAAGAAAACGGTGCCTTCGATCCAACCACTATGGGCAGTGTGCCTAATGTAGGCTTGATGGCTCAGAAAGCCGAAGAGTATGGTAGCCACGATAAAACATTCGAAATATCTGCCCCTGGCAGTGTGAATGTTATCGATGCTAATGGAAACACGCTTTTATCCCACGATGTTGAAGCGGGTGATATCTGGAGAATGTGCCAGGTTAAAGACGCGCCTATTCAGGATTGGGTTAAGCTTGCAGTCAAGCGTTCACGCCTATCGAATACACCTGCGGTATTCTGGTTAGATGAGAAACGCGCACATGACGCTCAAATCATTAAGAAAGTGAATCAGTACCTTGGCGATCATGACACGGATGGCCTGGATATTCGTATCTTGTCACCCATAGAGGCTACTCGTTTCACCCTGCAGCGCACTAAAGATGGCTTAAATACTATCTCTGTGACGGGTAATGTTCTGCGTGATTACCTAACGGATCTGTTCCCCATTCTTGAGCTGGGTACCAGTGCTAAGATGCTTTCTATCGTTCCCTTGATGAATGGTGGCGGTCTGTTTGAGACTGGTGCGGGCGGAAGTGCACCTAAGCATGTACAACAGGTCGAGAAGGAAGGGCACCTGCGTTGGGATTCATTAGGTGAATTCCTGGCCTTAGCCGCATCGTTAGAGCATCTGAGTCAGACGACTAACAATGCTAAGGCGCAAGTACTGGCTGATACACTCGATGTGGCTATCGGACAGTTTCTCGATCAGAACAAGTCACCTTCTCGTCGAGTGGGGCAGCTGGATAACCGTGGCAGTCATTTCTATCTTGCCATGTACTGGGCTCAGGCTGTCGTTAGCCAGTCACAAGATGCTGAGCTTAAGGCGCAGTTTGCTGAACTCGCAGAAGCTTTGGCTAGCAATGAAGACAAGATTGTTGATGAGTTAAATTCGGCGCAAGGTAGCCCTGCAGATCTGGGCGGATATTATCGTTTAGATCCTGTAAAGGCTGCTGCCGAGATGCGTCCGAGTGCGACACTTAACGCCTTGTTTGTTTCTTAA